CATGCGGTCTGTTGAGAAAATAGTTCAGGGCTGATTTTAGGAATCTCACCAGTCACTCCTGAAGAAGTACCATTAATGATCAGATCAAATTCTACTGAAGTAAGCTGATCCATTGGTCTACTCTGTATTTTTCCAATAACCGAAAATTGGTGGGCTAAAGATTCTGCTTTTATAAAGGTTCGGTTAGTCAACGTAATATCACAGCCGTATTCAAGTAAAGGCAATAGAGCGCCACGAGTTGCGCCACCAGCTCCAATAACCAATATTTTGCTTGACGGCGAGATAAACCCAAGGCGCTGTAAATCAAGCAACAACCCCACACCATCAGTATTGTCACCCAATAAGCGGTGATTATCGAGCTTTCTAATCGTGTTTACAGCACCACAGGTCTGAGCTCTCTCAGTCAACTCTGAGACAAATTGAAAAGCCCTTTCTTTAAACGGCAATGTAATGTTTGCACCCTGCCCGCCTTTTTCGAAGAAATCTGATAAATAGGCTTCGAAATCTTCAACAGGTGAAAGTATTTTCTGGTATTCAAGATCAATGCCTGTCTGTTTGGCAAACATTTGATGTATTGAAGGTGATTTACTGTGCTGAATCGGGTTACCAAAAACTGCAAACATTCCCATTAATCATTATCCTTTACGATATAATTGCCCAGTCATGACATCCCGAATTTCTGATGGATTTAATCTTCCACCAACAACCCCATCAAGAACAGGGATCATTTCTTTAAACTGCTCAATCACTTCTTCTGTAGTTCGACACGGCTCTAATCCACTCAAGTTTGCACTCGTTGACACGATTGGTTTGCCATATTCGCTGCAAAGGGCTTTCACTAATTCATGATTTGTGACACGAACAGCTAAAGTATCAAACTGACCAGTTAGCCATTTTGGGGTCGTTTTCTTAGCAGGGATCACCCAAGTCACAGGCCCTGGCCATGTTGAAAACATCGCTTGGCGCTGTTGTTCATTAAGTTTACTGTCATCGACATAACTTTTGAGCTGTTCATAATTATCAGCAATCAAAATTAACCCTTTTTCCCAAGGGCGCTGCTTCAATTCAAGTAATTTATTTACTGCAGCTTCACTATCAGGATCACAGCCTAAGCCAAAAACGGCCTCTGTTGGATATGCGATAACTTGTTGTTGTTTCAGTGCTTCAATGATATTTTTAATTGCAGGTGTAGATTGATTTTGCATAGTTTTAACTCATAATTATTCTTGTAACTTACCGCAGCGTTTGCTCGCACAGAACAATCTTACTCCCTGTCCAACCTTTTTTTCCATAAGTAATGGGTATTCACAAGACTGACATTTTCCCACTACAGGCTTATTATTCAGGATAAACTGACAGTTAGGATAGTTATCGCAAGCATAAAAAGTTTTACCGAAACGGGATTTTCTTTGTAGCAAATTGCCTGTTTGGCATTGAGGACAAGGAACCTTAGTTTCATCCGGTTTATCGATGAGTTCTGTATGTTCACATTCAGGATAGTGGCTACAGCCAATAAACATCCCAAAACGCCCTTGTTTTAATACCAAATCATACCCGCATTTAGGACAGCTTTGACCTTCCAATACTTTGACAATGTGAGTCTCAGCAACTGCTCTTAATGGCTTAATATAATGACATTGAGGGTAACCAGAGCATGCTAAAAAAGGCCCATGAGCTCCGTTACGAATAACCAGCAAAGAGTTACATTCAGGACAGTATTCATTTTTATCTGTATCAAAAGGCAATTGCTTCGACATATTTCTGTTTAATCCACTCTGATCTTCAACGACTAGTTTACTCTGATATACCCACCAGCCACTGATATAATCACGCCATTGATCTCTAATTCAGTTAAGACTGAGATCACTTGAGTTATAGGTAACTGTAATTCAGCAGCGATGATATCTATAGGGGTCGATTGGTATCCTACCATACTTAAAATCCGACTTTCTGTCAGATTTAACTCTGGCTTCACAGAGGTTTCAATCTGTAATTCCGATTGTATCCAATTTGGTGAACATTCCAGATGTAGTAATATGTCCTCCGGCTCGACCAGCAGGTATGCCCCTTGCTGTATCAACCAATGATTACCGCTAAATGCTGAGTTACCTAATGGCGCTGGTAGTGTAAATAGCTCCCGATTTTGTTCAATTGCATATCGGGCTGTAATCAACGACCCACTTTTCATACCAGCTTCAATAACCAATATCGCTTTGCTTAGCCCACTAATGATACGGTTTCTTCGAGGAAACTGTTTTGCTAATGGAGGAGCATCAGGCAAATACTCTGAAACTAATACCCCTTCAGACCTAATTCGTTCAGCTAAATCAAAGTGTTGTTTCGGGTAGATATGGGAAAGCCCACTTCCTAATACTGCGACTGTTTTCCCTTGGTTTTCTATCGCGGTTCTATGACTGATACCATCAATACCTAATGCTAAGCCGCTAGTGATCACCAAATTATAATCGATAAATTTTCTAACAAATGCTTCTGTCCATTTTTTACCATATTCAGTGACTTGCCGACTTCCTATGATGGCAATTTGTTTTTCAGATAATAATTCACTTCGTCCCGACACAAAAAGCAATAAAGGTGGGTTATATATCTGCTTTAATAAAAAAGGATATTGCACATCTAAAAATGTAATTAATTGGTTTTCTTTGACTTCTAACCATTTTAGAGTTGACTCAATTCGCTTTAGAGAGACATTTAGGAATTGCAATCGCTGCATTTCATTCAACCCACAGGCTTTTAAGACTGTATGATTTATTTTATCCACTTGTTTTAATAGAGATACTATCTTTGGCGCTGTTTTTATCCCAACTCGGCTAACTTGCGAAAGTCTTAGCCATATTTCCTGTTCATTCATTTTGTCTTCCTGACAGATAAGTTAGCACATTTGGAAACGAACAAATCATAACCAATACTGTCAATATGACTGATAAATGTCTAGAATAGACGGTAATTACCTTTCAAATTTTGGAAACTACTCGAAAAATTTATGTCAGTCTTAAACGTGTTACATTATCCAGACGAGCGCCTTCGCACCGTTGCAAAACCAGTTGAAAAAGTTGATGCATCTATCCAGCGTATTATTGATGATATGTTCGATACGATGTATGACGAAGAAGGTATTGGGCTCGCAGCAACGCAAGTGGATATCCACCAGCGTATCATCGTTATTGACGTTTCTGAATCACGTAACGAGCGCCTTGTACTTATCAATCCTGAACTTCTTAATAAAGAAGGCGAAACAGGTATAGAAGAAGGCTGCCTATCAGTCCCTGAACAGCTAGGATTTGTACCAAGAGCGGAGAAAGTGAAAGTTCGTGCTCTTGATTATAATGGTGCATCATTTGAACTTGAAGCTGATGGTCTACTGGCTATCTGTATTCAACATGAAATGGACCATTTAGTTGGAAAACTGTTCGTTGATTACTTATCACCGTTGAAGCGTCAGCGTATCCGCCAGAAAGTAGAAAAACTTGATAGACTAAGAGCTAAAGAAGCTAAAGAAGCTAAAAATCGTTGATTTAATAAGAAGCTATTCTTTATTACTATAAATGGGAAAGGATCGTGTCAGAACCATTAAGAATTATTTTTGCAGGTACGCCTGATTTCGCAGCTAAACATTTGGCCGCATTGTTAGAAACCAATCATAATGTTGTTGGTGTATTAACTCGTCATGATAAACCTGCAGGTAGAGGCAAAAAACTAACACCTAGCCCAGTAAAGATCCTTGCGGAAGAGCATGGAATACCGGTTTTCCAGCCTGTTACTTTACGTGATTCAGACAATCAACAGTGGATCAAAGATCAAAATGCTGATCTGATGATTGTCGTTGCTTATGGTTTGATCCTGCCACAAGCAGTTTTGGATATTCCCCGTTTAGGCTGTTTGAATGTCCATGGTTCATTGTTACCACGCTGGAGAGGTGCCGCCCCAATTCAACGATCTATTTGGGCAGGCGACCATGAAACTGGTGTTACTATCATGCAGATGGATGCCGGTCTTGATACCGGAGATATGTTATATAAAGCCACTTGCCCGATTACTGCTGAGGATACGAGTGCAACTTTATATGAAAAGCTGGCGATTACAGGGCCTAAAGCACTTATTCATACAGTTGATTTACTCTCTTCAGGGCATTGTTCCCCAGAAAAACAAGACGATTCACTCGCTAATTACGCTGAAAAATTATCTAAAGATGAAGCGCGAATTGATTGGCAACTACCCGCTGAACACATTGAACGCTGTATTCGTGCCTTTAATCCTTGGCCAATGAGCTATTTCATGGTTCAAGAGCAATTAATCAAAGTATGGCAAGCAGAAGTCATCGCTCAAGCACATAATCAGCCCCCAGGCACTATCATCAGTGCTGATAAAAAAGGCATCAATGTGGCAACTGGCAATGGGATATTAAATATTACTCAGCTACAGCCACCAGGTAAAAAAGCAATGAGTGCGCAAGATATCCTTAACTCCCGCCGCGAATGGTTCATACCTGAACAATTGCTAGACTAATATATTAGTAGCATTACCTGAAAATACAGAATCCAGTAATGCTACTTAAATAACTAATAGACTCTCTTTCAATTATGAAAAACAAATATAATTTGCGTAGTATCGCTGCGACCGCCATTAGTCAGGTTTTAGATAACGGACAATCATTAAGTACCGTTTTACCTGATCTGCAACGTAATATTAATGATAAAGATAAAGCACTACTGCAAGAGATTTGCTTCGGTGTTTTACGCTATCTACCAAAGCTAGAATGGTTTATTAGCCAGCTTATGGAGAAACCACTAACAGGCAAGCAAAGAACTTTGCATTACCTCATCATGGTTGGGATCTATCAATTACTCTATACACGTATCCCTGCACATGCAGCTTTAGCAGAAACCGTGGATGGTGCAGTTGCATTAAAGCGCCCGCAGTTGAAAGGCCTAATAAATGGAGTACTACGATCTTTTCAGCGTCAGCAAGTTCAGTTAGAAGAACGCAATAAAAATAACAATAGCCAATATTTACATCCTAGTTGGTTATTAAAACGCATTCAAACTGCCTACCCTGATAGCTGGGAAAATATCGTTGATGCTAATAATCAACGTCCACCCATGTGGTTGAGAGTTAATTCTCAACATCATACAGCTACACAATATTTAGAGTTACTCGAACAAGCGGAAATTACAGCACACTTTCACCCATCACATCCAAATGCAATTCGCTTAGAAGAAGCAGCCCCCGTGACTTGTTTACCCGGTTTTGAAGATGGCTGGTCAACAGTGCAAGACGTTTCTGCACAAGGCTGTGCTGAATTACTATCTCCCGTTAATGGCGAAAATATTCTCGATTTATGTGCAGCGCCGGGCGGAAAAACAACACATATTTTAGAGCTTGCTCCTAAAGCCCATGTTCTCGCCGTAGATATTGATGAGTCACGACTCAA
The Providencia alcalifaciens DNA segment above includes these coding regions:
- the def gene encoding peptide deformylase — encoded protein: MSVLNVLHYPDERLRTVAKPVEKVDASIQRIIDDMFDTMYDEEGIGLAATQVDIHQRIIVIDVSESRNERLVLINPELLNKEGETGIEEGCLSVPEQLGFVPRAEKVKVRALDYNGASFELEADGLLAICIQHEMDHLVGKLFVDYLSPLKRQRIRQKVEKLDRLRAKEAKEAKNR
- the fmt gene encoding methionyl-tRNA formyltransferase; its protein translation is MSEPLRIIFAGTPDFAAKHLAALLETNHNVVGVLTRHDKPAGRGKKLTPSPVKILAEEHGIPVFQPVTLRDSDNQQWIKDQNADLMIVVAYGLILPQAVLDIPRLGCLNVHGSLLPRWRGAAPIQRSIWAGDHETGVTIMQMDAGLDTGDMLYKATCPITAEDTSATLYEKLAITGPKALIHTVDLLSSGHCSPEKQDDSLANYAEKLSKDEARIDWQLPAEHIERCIRAFNPWPMSYFMVQEQLIKVWQAEVIAQAHNQPPGTIISADKKGINVATGNGILNITQLQPPGKKAMSAQDILNSRREWFIPEQLLD
- the rsmB gene encoding 16S rRNA (cytosine(967)-C(5))-methyltransferase RsmB, whose product is MKNKYNLRSIAATAISQVLDNGQSLSTVLPDLQRNINDKDKALLQEICFGVLRYLPKLEWFISQLMEKPLTGKQRTLHYLIMVGIYQLLYTRIPAHAALAETVDGAVALKRPQLKGLINGVLRSFQRQQVQLEERNKNNNSQYLHPSWLLKRIQTAYPDSWENIVDANNQRPPMWLRVNSQHHTATQYLELLEQAEITAHFHPSHPNAIRLEEAAPVTCLPGFEDGWSTVQDVSAQGCAELLSPVNGENILDLCAAPGGKTTHILELAPKAHVLAVDIDESRLKRVKENLQRLKQQAIVIQGDGTKPEEWTKGQQFDRILLDAPCSATGVIRRHPDIKWLRRDSDIQELSQLQAQILEAVWPYLKSGGTLVYATCSIMPEENSLQIKNFLSKHTDASINDGTELGLQILPSATGGDGFFYARLFKHVQ
- the dprA gene encoding DNA-processing protein DprA translates to MNEQEIWLRLSQVSRVGIKTAPKIVSLLKQVDKINHTVLKACGLNEMQRLQFLNVSLKRIESTLKWLEVKENQLITFLDVQYPFLLKQIYNPPLLLFVSGRSELLSEKQIAIIGSRQVTEYGKKWTEAFVRKFIDYNLVITSGLALGIDGISHRTAIENQGKTVAVLGSGLSHIYPKQHFDLAERIRSEGVLVSEYLPDAPPLAKQFPRRNRIISGLSKAILVIEAGMKSGSLITARYAIEQNRELFTLPAPLGNSAFSGNHWLIQQGAYLLVEPEDILLHLECSPNWIQSELQIETSVKPELNLTESRILSMVGYQSTPIDIIAAELQLPITQVISVLTELEINGVIISVAGGYIRVN
- the tsaC gene encoding L-threonylcarbamoyladenylate synthase type 1 TsaC; this encodes MQNQSTPAIKNIIEALKQQQVIAYPTEAVFGLGCDPDSEAAVNKLLELKQRPWEKGLILIADNYEQLKSYVDDSKLNEQQRQAMFSTWPGPVTWVIPAKKTTPKWLTGQFDTLAVRVTNHELVKALCSEYGKPIVSTSANLSGLEPCRTTEEVIEQFKEMIPVLDGVVGGRLNPSEIRDVMTGQLYRKG
- the aroE gene encoding shikimate dehydrogenase, with protein sequence MGMFAVFGNPIQHSKSPSIHQMFAKQTGIDLEYQKILSPVEDFEAYLSDFFEKGGQGANITLPFKERAFQFVSELTERAQTCGAVNTIRKLDNHRLLGDNTDGVGLLLDLQRLGFISPSSKILVIGAGGATRGALLPLLEYGCDITLTNRTFIKAESLAHQFSVIGKIQSRPMDQLTSVEFDLIINGTSSGVTGEIPKISPELFSQQTACYDMFYQRGLTPFLSFAKQYQVNKLADGLGMLVGQAAFAFKLWHGVIPEIEPVLKELKKELE
- a CDS encoding DNA topoisomerase family protein, encoding MSKQLPFDTDKNEYCPECNSLLVIRNGAHGPFLACSGYPQCHYIKPLRAVAETHIVKVLEGQSCPKCGYDLVLKQGRFGMFIGCSHYPECEHTELIDKPDETKVPCPQCQTGNLLQRKSRFGKTFYACDNYPNCQFILNNKPVVGKCQSCEYPLLMEKKVGQGVRLFCASKRCGKLQE